A region of the Microcystis aeruginosa FD4 genome:
CATAAAACTTAATTTCAGTAGATGGAAAAGTTTGAATAACCAGAGTATTTAGTAACATCTGATACAAAATACTTAGAGAAACTAATTAAGAAAACTTATGTCTAAGAAAAAAGACTATTGCTATTAGCCAGAAGGCAAATAGATAGTATCAACAACTTGATAGATTTTATCAACGGCTTGCCTTAAAAACGATAGCATTTGTTGAAAAGTAAATAACTCTCGATAAATTAAGCGTCCACCCCGTCTCGGAAAACAAACTTTTCGCCATAATAAATTAATCCAAATATTAACAAGAAGAAAGGAAATTCCGATAAATAATAAACGAATAACTGGCTTTTTATTAGTGGTTTTAAGGCGACAAATATTTTTAATTCTATAGCTAGTCTCAATCCCAAACCGCTGACGATAGGCAGTATGAATATAATCTAGTTTAATAGATGGTAAATAAACGACATAAGCAAAATATTGAATTCCCTGCTGGTTTCTCTTGCCTTTTTTATATTGACAAACTATCCATAAATCAAAAGTTACACAATTATTTTGGTCTTTCCCCATAGTGGAAGTAGTTTGATAACTTTTATTTCCTTGAATAAATTGCTTAATTCCCCCTGTTTTACCTCGGATAATTGCTGGCATAATGAAAGGGATTTTTCAAGCTTGTAACCAACGAATAACAGCAATACTAAAAAAGCCTCGGTCTAAATAGGGTTTGCTGAAAAAGTCTTTTAGTGGGGACAGGGTGTGGGGTGTAGGGTGTGGGGTGTGGGGTTTTACCAGTTTTGAGGTGGCCAATTACCTAATTTTCAGGGAAAAAGTGCCTAAATTTCCCCCCGATCACTGCCATATCCAGTACTTTTTAATTGACAAAAGGTCTAAAAGTCTTACCCAACAAGGTTTTTAGCTTTATTCAGCAAACCCTAAATAAAGAGTTTTAAAATCTATCTTTAGAGAAGAGCCTAATGCTAATAAATAGGTAATAATGGCGACAGTTGTGTCCGTATTCCGAATCCCCCTGATAGCTAAAGTTAATCTTTTTCCTTTTTTAATAAGATATAAGGTCGCATAAGCATAAAACGAGCAAGTTCCCTGTTTAGCCTGACTTCGGTAAATATAAGGTTTTTCGCTATCAGATGGTTCACCATAATAAGGAATTAAATTTAGGTCAATTGCTAATTTAAGCTTTCTTTTTTTGATTCTTGGTAATACCTGACTTTGTCAGGCTAGATTAACTGGCGACTCTAAGGTATCAAAATCATTTATTTTGTCTAAGTGATGGCGAATATTTCGACCACACCTAGCATTTTTAAGCATTTTAGATGTGTTTTCAATGCTGTCACAATTGCTGGCTGCCCTGACTAATATTTGATACAAGTCTGAGGCAGTAAATCCACCCTGAGTTTCGAGAGGGATATGTTGAATTAAACAATCAATTGTTGTTGGTAATGTTTCTGATTCTGTTAGTAGTATTTGGCGGGTTTCGTTAATCAATTTTCAAATTTATTGCTGAAGTTTATTGATTTTATTCTAACATTTTTATGTTTTTTTTGAGCAATTTTTTCTTTGATTAGTCAATCTAGATATAGATAACTTTTACTTATCATTAGTCGTTGCCTGAGTACATAAATACTAAGAAAATCCCTAATTTTTTAGCCCCTATCATTTAGCGCTCGCTATTGGACAAAAACTTTTCCATCTACTGAGATTGACCGTTGAGCGGTGTAGGGGCTTTTTCTGCTCACTCACAAAGAACGCCTTGCTCTCTGGTTTCAGCTTTCCCCTCACGCTTAGCCATTTCTGGATCGCCCTTAACTCATCCCCTCTGAGCGGATGGGTTGTCGATAAGCCCCCTTTAAGCCTCGTGACGTGCAGTTGACGGCTTTTGGTATCCACCTGGTCTAGACGCAGCCTACAGGCTTCAGAAACCCTCAATCCGTGACGATACATCAACAACACCAGACAGAAATCG
Encoded here:
- a CDS encoding transposase, yielding MPAIIRGKTGGIKQFIQGNKSYQTTSTMGKDQNNCVTFDLWIVCQYKKGKRNQQGIQYFAYVVYLPSIKLDYIHTAYRQRFGIETSYRIKNICRLKTTNKKPVIRLLFIGISFLLVNIWINLLWRKVCFPRRGGRLIYRELFTFQQMLSFLRQAVDKIYQVVDTIYLPSG
- a CDS encoding tyrosine-type recombinase/integrase, with translation MFDNRKHLTSREVERLLEAIKGSRNAPRDFCLVLLMYRHGLRVSEACRLRLDQVDTKSRQLHVTRLKGGLSTTHPLRGDELRAIQKWLSVRGKLKPESKAFFVSEQKKPLHRSTVNLSRWKSFCPIASAK